In the genome of Hymenobacter taeanensis, one region contains:
- a CDS encoding S9 family peptidase has protein sequence MRKTFLTALALLPLAASAQQSVYTPELLMKLGRLGEMQVSPDRKTVAYTVTRYNLSENKGNTDIWVVPVAGGAARQLTNTPGSENTINWRPDGKLTFLSGEGGTDQLYVMNADGSGKQKLSEFPDEGLANLRYAPTGNFILYTKDVKTGKSVQDWYPDLPKADAKLIDDLNYRHWNTWDDFKSSHVFFQPVGDDGRPTGYGKDVMPGEKFDAPLQPLGGSEQLAFSPDGYRLAYTSRKLYGKAEAESTNSDIYLYDIREGKTQNLSEGMDGYDTEPIFSPDGSKVAWLSMATPGFEADRNGIVVYDFKTKKREDITQGSEQAAANIRWSPDGKTIYFVSVLEGTEQLFSVPSKGGKIKQLTKGAQNYNSFELAGTNVAIANKTTQAQPADLVRIDLKTGRETQLTNINQQELAGVKTGKSEARWVKTTDGKQMQVYVIYPPDFDASKKYPTLLYCQGGPQSPITQSFSYRWNFQLLAANGYIVVAPNRRGLPGFGTEWNNSISGDWGGQPIRDYLSAIDAVSQEPYVDKARLGCVGASYGGYSVYQLAGKHEGRFKTFIAHAGLYDLTSWYPSTEEMFFAKHDMGGTPWDATLNKSYIDFNPQQFAKNWDTPILVIHGGKDFRVPEGQGMEAFGTAQLRGIPSRFLYFPNEGHWITKPQNAVLWNRVFFDWLSRTLKPDGQAAR, from the coding sequence ATGAGAAAAACCTTTCTGACTGCGCTGGCCTTGCTGCCCTTGGCCGCTTCAGCGCAACAATCTGTGTACACCCCTGAGCTGCTGATGAAGCTCGGCCGACTGGGCGAGATGCAGGTATCACCAGACCGCAAAACGGTGGCCTACACCGTAACGCGCTATAATCTGAGCGAGAACAAGGGCAATACCGATATTTGGGTGGTGCCCGTGGCGGGCGGGGCAGCCCGGCAGCTCACCAATACCCCCGGCTCCGAAAATACTATCAACTGGCGCCCCGATGGTAAGCTGACTTTCCTCTCGGGAGAAGGCGGCACCGATCAGCTCTACGTGATGAACGCCGACGGCTCAGGTAAGCAGAAGCTCAGCGAGTTTCCCGACGAGGGCCTCGCCAACCTCAGATACGCGCCTACCGGCAATTTTATCCTCTACACGAAGGACGTGAAAACCGGCAAGTCGGTGCAGGACTGGTACCCGGATCTGCCCAAGGCCGACGCCAAGCTCATCGACGACCTAAACTACCGCCATTGGAATACCTGGGACGACTTTAAGTCGAGCCACGTGTTTTTCCAGCCCGTAGGCGACGATGGCCGCCCCACCGGCTACGGCAAAGACGTAATGCCTGGTGAGAAGTTTGATGCCCCACTGCAGCCCCTGGGCGGCTCAGAACAGCTGGCGTTTTCGCCGGACGGATACCGACTGGCCTACACCTCGCGCAAGCTCTACGGCAAGGCCGAGGCCGAAAGCACCAACTCCGATATTTACCTCTACGACATTAGGGAAGGGAAAACTCAGAACCTGAGCGAAGGGATGGATGGCTACGATACCGAGCCTATCTTCTCGCCAGATGGCTCGAAGGTAGCCTGGCTGAGCATGGCTACGCCGGGCTTTGAGGCCGACCGCAATGGCATTGTGGTGTACGATTTCAAGACGAAGAAGCGCGAGGACATTACACAGGGCTCAGAGCAGGCTGCCGCCAATATCCGCTGGAGCCCCGATGGCAAGACCATTTACTTTGTGAGCGTGCTGGAAGGCACTGAGCAGCTATTTTCGGTGCCGAGTAAGGGCGGCAAAATCAAGCAGCTGACGAAAGGTGCCCAGAACTACAACAGCTTTGAGCTGGCCGGCACCAACGTAGCCATTGCCAACAAAACCACCCAGGCCCAGCCCGCCGATTTAGTGCGGATAGACCTGAAAACCGGCCGCGAAACGCAGCTCACGAATATTAATCAGCAGGAGTTGGCTGGCGTGAAAACCGGCAAGAGTGAGGCGCGCTGGGTGAAAACCACCGATGGCAAGCAGATGCAGGTATATGTTATTTACCCACCCGACTTCGATGCCAGCAAAAAGTATCCTACCCTGCTCTATTGCCAGGGTGGCCCGCAAAGCCCCATTACGCAGAGCTTCTCATACCGCTGGAACTTCCAGCTGCTGGCGGCCAACGGCTACATTGTGGTGGCACCCAACCGCCGCGGCCTGCCAGGCTTCGGTACGGAGTGGAACAACAGCATCAGCGGCGACTGGGGCGGCCAGCCCATCCGCGATTACCTCTCCGCCATTGATGCCGTGAGCCAGGAGCCTTACGTTGACAAAGCCCGCCTAGGGTGCGTGGGTGCTAGCTACGGCGGCTACTCAGTGTACCAACTGGCCGGCAAGCACGAGGGCCGCTTCAAGACCTTTATTGCTCACGCGGGCCTCTACGACCTCACGAGCTGGTACCCCAGCACCGAGGAAATGTTCTTCGCCAAGCACGACATGGGTGGCACGCCCTGGGATGCTACGCTCAACAAGAGCTACATCGACTTCAACCCCCAGCAGTTTGCCAAGAACTGGGATACGCCCATCCTGGTGATTCATGGGGGCAAAGATTTCCGGGTGCCCGAGGGCCAGGGCATGGAGGCCTTTGGTACGGCGCAGCTGCGCGGCATTCCGAGCCGTTTCCTGTATTTCCCTAATGAGGGCCACTGGATTACCAAACCGCAGAACGCCGTGCTTTGGAACCGGGTGTTCTTTGACTGGCTTAGCCGGACGCTAAAGCCTGATGGGCAGGCGGCCCGATAA
- a CDS encoding sensor histidine kinase, which produces MWLRLLIVFLLGTQLALGQSVGPEEPPHIVRDTLLLKDPKGPHISEAYRYYTEPFTLAPNPERAEAQWRLGKFRSGPWHKTLNLGLLHERVWMRLTVRNTEDQRLRYLWSIFNFTDSAALYCRRQGEARFTQLGAASSWVPAVERAFPARSLSLPFTLAPHETADLLLRIDLHAGALYLPTYIETAEHFLAWEMNFPFERHWVWLLGFYFSSALFNLVLFTFLRDRIHIWYVAYVLCLSIFLMMEDGLDAMLLPTGAYRLIWTVGQFNFTMLAAAAGIHIMLLFLRLRARWPRLHRTGYWLSGLAMGFVVVYAALFPWAVRHSLSFLQVLNTTRELVLLSLFLYSWTTLGLVARSKPRRQLAAYYALTYFFFSVGFAIFWSNHAGLSSFNPIYPNPLAWGLFLELLVLSALLTGRFRHTLRQNARLRVRQLRQRNALGARLIEAQEEERTQLARELHDALGPNLAALNLAWQSPAIKKVLDSSSEAAAAGKQTQLLLRHLRDQVRTYSHALLPAEPGQESLTDSVAALGELLNLYGSPHVHVHCDDGLEQLPPVVQQAAYRIAAELLNNAVRHARATEVTVRLQRQPATLEIVVEDNGRGFTPHTPGSGIGLRGVRARADYLHGKMFINSSDHGSQITVVLPC; this is translated from the coding sequence ATGTGGCTTCGACTACTAATTGTATTCCTGCTGGGCACTCAGCTGGCGCTAGGCCAGTCAGTAGGGCCTGAAGAACCGCCACACATCGTCCGCGACACGCTCCTGCTGAAAGACCCCAAAGGCCCGCATATATCAGAGGCCTACCGCTACTACACGGAGCCCTTTACGCTTGCGCCCAACCCTGAACGCGCCGAGGCTCAGTGGCGCCTGGGCAAATTTCGGTCCGGGCCCTGGCACAAAACCCTAAACCTAGGGCTCCTGCATGAGCGGGTATGGATGCGCCTAACCGTGCGTAACACCGAGGACCAACGCCTGCGGTATCTGTGGAGCATTTTTAACTTCACGGATAGCGCCGCATTGTACTGCCGCCGCCAGGGAGAAGCCAGGTTTACTCAACTGGGAGCGGCTAGCTCTTGGGTGCCGGCGGTTGAGCGCGCTTTCCCGGCCCGCTCCCTGAGCTTGCCTTTTACACTGGCCCCCCACGAAACCGCCGATCTGCTGCTGCGCATTGACCTGCACGCTGGGGCATTGTACTTGCCCACCTACATTGAAACCGCTGAGCACTTTCTGGCCTGGGAAATGAACTTCCCGTTTGAGAGGCATTGGGTCTGGCTGCTGGGCTTTTACTTTAGTAGTGCCCTGTTTAACCTGGTGCTGTTCACCTTCCTGCGCGACCGAATTCACATTTGGTATGTGGCCTACGTGCTGTGCTTATCTATTTTCCTGATGATGGAAGATGGCCTGGATGCCATGCTCCTGCCCACCGGCGCTTACCGGCTGATCTGGACGGTGGGGCAGTTCAATTTCACCATGCTGGCGGCGGCGGCTGGCATTCATATTATGCTGCTGTTTCTGCGGCTGCGGGCTAGGTGGCCGCGGCTGCACCGCACTGGGTACTGGCTCTCGGGCCTAGCCATGGGGTTTGTAGTGGTATATGCGGCGCTGTTCCCATGGGCCGTACGCCATAGCCTATCGTTTCTGCAGGTGCTTAATACCACCCGCGAGCTAGTGCTGCTTTCACTGTTTTTATACAGCTGGACGACGCTAGGCCTCGTGGCCCGCTCTAAGCCACGGCGCCAGCTGGCCGCTTACTATGCGCTTACCTACTTTTTCTTTTCGGTGGGCTTTGCCATTTTTTGGAGCAATCATGCGGGCCTGAGCAGCTTTAATCCCATTTATCCCAACCCCCTGGCCTGGGGTCTGTTTCTGGAGCTATTGGTGCTGAGTGCGCTGCTTACGGGTCGTTTCCGGCATACGCTGCGCCAAAATGCCCGGCTGCGGGTGCGCCAGCTTCGGCAGCGCAATGCCTTGGGCGCGCGCCTGATTGAAGCCCAGGAAGAAGAGCGCACCCAGCTGGCGCGGGAGCTTCACGATGCCCTGGGACCTAACCTGGCCGCCCTGAATCTGGCCTGGCAAAGCCCGGCCATTAAGAAGGTGCTGGATAGCTCGTCGGAGGCGGCCGCTGCGGGCAAGCAAACCCAGCTGCTGCTGCGTCACCTCCGCGACCAGGTGCGCACCTACAGCCACGCCCTGCTGCCCGCGGAGCCCGGCCAGGAAAGCTTAACTGACTCGGTGGCGGCGCTGGGGGAATTGCTCAACCTGTATGGGAGCCCCCATGTGCACGTTCATTGCGACGATGGCCTGGAACAGCTACCGCCCGTGGTGCAGCAGGCCGCCTACCGCATTGCCGCCGAGCTACTGAACAACGCCGTGCGCCACGCCCGCGCTACTGAGGTAACCGTGCGTTTGCAGCGCCAGCCTGCCACCCTTGAAATAGTGGTAGAAGACAACGGCCGGGGGTTTACCCCCCACACGCCGGGCTCCGGTATTGGCCTGCGTGGCGTGCGGGCCCGCGCCGATTACCTCCACGGTAAAATGTTCATCAACAGCTCAGACCACGGCAGCCAGATTACGGTAGTATTGCCCTGCTAA
- a CDS encoding MFS transporter, giving the protein MKSLVLRESAGLRYGTFFYLYGMQGIPAGFGLTAMVNYLNAQHLPVQAVATFTAMVGLPWTVQFVWGPLIDKYQYSVIGHRKQWVVLTQLVAVLASLLLLLVREPVAQLSLLTTAFVVHSIFASIQDASVDAIAISVVPEAERGRVNACMRGGFLLGISAGAAGLSWLLHRYGFFWAALAQSAALLVFTIVTFFIRLDSTDQLLPSRSQRRVALAQNADNPSVQWLFKELFRAISEPRSLRLFGGIALAYLCFSVFGWAYSFHLIRELHWSDSKLSMLQGGWGSLSSLVLIGAGGMVADRIGPARLQRWVLGALGTFLLLFCSLSFWWHREALATLGLLVWNLADPSLSVAALPLLMTLCRPQIEGSQFTTYMALVNLSGVCGSYITGWVLQVASAPTLGLGCGLVVLGLCWLLGRRQQQVLPVVSAP; this is encoded by the coding sequence GTGAAGAGTCTGGTATTGCGGGAAAGCGCGGGGCTACGCTACGGTACGTTCTTTTATTTATATGGAATGCAGGGCATTCCGGCGGGGTTTGGTCTTACGGCTATGGTTAACTACCTCAACGCCCAGCATCTGCCGGTGCAGGCGGTAGCTACCTTCACCGCCATGGTAGGCCTGCCCTGGACGGTGCAGTTCGTGTGGGGGCCGCTGATTGATAAGTATCAGTACTCCGTTATTGGTCACCGCAAGCAGTGGGTGGTGCTTACGCAATTGGTAGCGGTGTTGGCCTCGCTGCTGCTGCTGCTGGTGCGGGAGCCCGTGGCGCAGCTTTCTCTGCTTACCACGGCTTTTGTGGTGCACAGCATCTTTGCTTCTATTCAGGATGCCAGCGTTGATGCCATTGCAATATCCGTAGTGCCGGAAGCCGAGCGAGGACGCGTGAATGCCTGCATGCGCGGGGGCTTCCTGTTAGGAATTTCCGCCGGGGCAGCGGGACTCTCGTGGCTGCTGCACCGCTATGGATTTTTTTGGGCTGCGTTGGCACAGTCGGCGGCCTTGCTGGTATTTACCATTGTTACCTTTTTCATTCGTCTTGACTCGACGGATCAGCTCCTGCCCAGCCGCAGCCAGCGCCGCGTAGCCCTAGCGCAGAATGCTGATAATCCATCCGTACAATGGCTGTTTAAGGAGCTGTTTCGGGCCATTAGCGAGCCTCGCTCACTGCGGCTTTTCGGGGGCATTGCCCTGGCCTATCTGTGCTTTAGCGTATTTGGATGGGCGTATTCCTTTCACCTCATTCGGGAGCTGCACTGGTCAGACAGCAAGCTCTCTATGCTGCAGGGTGGGTGGGGTAGCCTCAGTTCTCTGGTTCTGATTGGGGCCGGCGGCATGGTAGCCGACCGCATTGGCCCGGCCCGGCTGCAGCGCTGGGTGCTGGGGGCGCTGGGTACCTTTCTGCTCCTGTTCTGCAGTCTGAGTTTCTGGTGGCACCGAGAGGCCTTGGCTACCCTGGGCCTGCTGGTCTGGAACCTCGCCGACCCTAGCCTGAGTGTGGCGGCGCTGCCCTTGCTTATGACGCTGTGTCGCCCCCAGATTGAGGGCTCTCAATTCACGACCTACATGGCGTTAGTGAATTTAAGCGGAGTATGTGGCTCGTATATTACAGGCTGGGTGCTGCAAGTGGCCAGCGCCCCCACCTTGGGTTTGGGGTGTGGCCTGGTGGTGCTTGGCCTGTGTTGGTTGTTAGGGCGAAGGCAACAGCAAGTGCTGCCTGTTGTTTCTGCCCCTTAG
- a CDS encoding FUSC family membrane protein, with amino-acid sequence MNDHTRNFQYFFSSQDFSDGLRTTLSILIPGVALGLLGHLDAGLTVSLGALCISITDSPGPVVHKRNGMLAGLVLLPLVALLTGLAQPYLWLLGLEVVVLSFVFTLFLAYGNRAASVGTAGLLLLILMMDRHLSFLQLLQYAGLVAAGGLWYMAISLLTYQIRPYRPAQQALGECIRSIADFLRLKADFYRTRTSLEEDYRRLVAQQVTVNEKQDAVRELLFKTRQMIKESTGNGRRLVLTFVDVIDLYEHITVTYYDYAAIRTQFGSSGVLEAVADVADLMAAELENIGFAIQANHGFRSRANLTSGLEQLKARIDALDDPSQPGSTLVLKKILVNLRNLNQRLQDIQAYFNASAPTLGGNELEFGRFVGHQSFGLEQLRDHLTLNSGVFRHAVRMMLACLVGFLVAKLLLPGHHSYWILMTITYMLKPAFSLTKQRNVQRVLGTLVGGVVGGVVLWLVQDKATLVVLLGLFMLASFSFTRSNYVVAVTFMTPFVLILFSFLGLHYLQVVEERVIDTITGCVLAFGAAYLLFPRWESDQLQDYMKQVLHANLRYLQTLFETLNGSAVAVVDYKLARKEVYVSSANLAAAFQRMMSEPRAKQHRPNEVHEFVVLNHILSSNVASITSAMLTGSRRPPQVPSLLKPVRQAQQSLYRSLRALNPQEPELPNVPDSTGLTTEATVDPQLVEQLDFIQKVSTDIRKVTEETLSSEPTGSK; translated from the coding sequence ATGAATGATCATACCCGCAATTTTCAGTACTTCTTCTCCAGCCAGGACTTTTCTGATGGCCTGCGCACCACGCTTTCCATTCTGATTCCGGGGGTGGCGCTGGGCTTGCTAGGCCACCTTGATGCCGGCCTGACCGTATCGTTGGGGGCTTTGTGTATTAGCATTACTGACTCGCCGGGGCCGGTGGTGCACAAGCGCAATGGCATGCTGGCAGGCCTGGTACTGCTGCCGCTGGTGGCCCTGCTCACGGGCCTGGCGCAGCCTTACCTGTGGCTGCTGGGCCTGGAGGTGGTGGTGCTCAGCTTTGTGTTTACGCTGTTTCTGGCGTACGGCAACCGCGCTGCCTCTGTGGGGACAGCCGGCTTGCTATTACTCATTCTGATGATGGACCGGCACCTGTCGTTTTTACAGCTGCTGCAGTATGCGGGACTGGTTGCGGCTGGGGGCCTCTGGTACATGGCCATTAGCCTGCTGACCTACCAAATTAGGCCCTACCGGCCGGCCCAGCAGGCCTTGGGGGAGTGCATTAGGTCAATTGCTGATTTCCTGCGGCTCAAGGCCGATTTTTACCGCACCCGCACCAGCCTGGAAGAAGACTACCGCCGGCTGGTGGCTCAGCAGGTAACCGTGAACGAAAAGCAGGATGCCGTGCGCGAGCTGCTATTCAAAACCCGCCAAATGATTAAGGAGTCAACGGGCAATGGGCGGCGGCTGGTGCTCACCTTCGTAGATGTAATTGACCTCTACGAGCATATTACGGTCACGTACTACGACTATGCCGCCATCCGGACGCAGTTTGGCTCCTCTGGGGTGTTAGAAGCAGTGGCCGATGTGGCCGACCTGATGGCCGCTGAGCTGGAGAACATAGGATTTGCCATTCAGGCCAACCACGGTTTCCGGTCGCGCGCTAACCTCACCAGTGGCCTAGAGCAGCTCAAAGCCCGCATCGATGCCCTCGATGACCCCAGTCAGCCCGGGAGTACGCTGGTGCTGAAAAAGATTCTGGTAAACCTGCGCAACCTCAACCAGCGCCTGCAGGATATTCAGGCCTACTTCAATGCCAGCGCCCCCACACTCGGTGGCAACGAGCTGGAGTTTGGCCGGTTTGTAGGCCACCAAAGCTTTGGGCTAGAGCAACTGCGCGACCATCTAACCCTGAACTCCGGCGTGTTCCGGCACGCGGTACGCATGATGCTGGCCTGCCTGGTGGGTTTTCTGGTGGCCAAATTGCTGCTGCCCGGCCACCATAGCTACTGGATTCTGATGACCATTACCTACATGCTCAAGCCCGCGTTCAGCCTCACTAAGCAGCGCAACGTGCAGCGGGTGCTGGGTACGTTGGTGGGCGGCGTAGTAGGCGGCGTGGTACTCTGGCTGGTGCAGGATAAAGCTACCCTAGTGGTGCTGCTAGGTCTGTTTATGCTTGCCTCTTTCAGCTTCACGCGCAGCAACTACGTGGTGGCTGTTACCTTCATGACGCCCTTCGTGCTTATCCTGTTCAGCTTCCTGGGGCTCCATTATCTGCAGGTGGTAGAAGAACGCGTGATTGATACCATTACGGGTTGTGTGCTGGCCTTTGGCGCCGCGTATCTGCTGTTTCCGCGGTGGGAGTCTGACCAGTTGCAGGACTACATGAAACAGGTGTTGCACGCCAATCTGCGCTACCTCCAAACCCTGTTTGAAACCCTAAACGGGTCAGCTGTGGCGGTGGTAGATTACAAGCTGGCCCGCAAGGAGGTGTATGTAAGCTCAGCTAACCTGGCGGCCGCTTTTCAGCGCATGATGTCGGAGCCCCGCGCTAAGCAGCACCGCCCCAATGAAGTGCACGAGTTTGTGGTGCTCAACCACATCCTGTCCTCCAATGTGGCCTCCATTACCTCGGCAATGCTCACGGGCAGTCGTCGGCCGCCGCAGGTGCCCAGCCTGCTCAAGCCCGTTCGTCAGGCTCAGCAGTCGTTGTACCGGAGCTTGCGGGCGCTTAACCCCCAAGAGCCCGAGCTACCTAACGTGCCCGATAGCACTGGCCTGACCACCGAGGCCACCGTTGATCCGCAGCTAGTAGAGCAGCTTGATTTCATTCAGAAGGTCAGCACTGATATTCGTAAGGTGACGGAAGAAACCCTCAGCAGCGAACCGACTGGCAGTAAGTAG
- a CDS encoding cyanophycinase produces MPASSKKSVAKAGGQASCPHPQGILIPIGGHERKEQLPESETSEIPDIAPALILQRVVDELDGKGPIVVIPTASEDAEQAGEEYVEIFRKLGASRVEVLNIQTRQQANDEELVKVLQKARGVMFTGGDQLRLTALLGGTLLQQVIKQRYTHDQFLIAGTSAGATAMSTPMIYQGRNDAGMLKDEIHITTGLEFLHNVAIDTHFVARGRIVRMAQIIATNPACIGLGLEENTGVVITKGCELEVIGDGIVIIVDGMQCSSTNIHEIAPGTPFTMRDLRVHMLARGERYTLPILEQMHT; encoded by the coding sequence ATGCCAGCATCCTCTAAAAAATCCGTTGCCAAGGCAGGCGGGCAAGCGAGCTGCCCACACCCCCAGGGAATATTAATTCCTATTGGGGGCCATGAGCGTAAAGAGCAGCTCCCCGAAAGTGAAACCAGTGAAATACCAGATATAGCGCCAGCGCTTATTCTGCAACGCGTAGTAGATGAGCTGGATGGTAAAGGCCCCATTGTGGTGATACCAACGGCCTCAGAGGATGCGGAGCAGGCAGGCGAGGAATACGTGGAAATATTCCGGAAGCTAGGGGCCAGCCGGGTAGAGGTGCTCAACATTCAGACCCGGCAGCAGGCTAATGACGAAGAACTGGTGAAGGTGCTGCAGAAGGCCCGGGGCGTAATGTTTACGGGTGGCGACCAGCTGCGGCTGACCGCGTTGCTGGGCGGCACTCTGCTGCAGCAGGTTATTAAGCAGCGCTACACCCATGACCAGTTTCTGATTGCGGGCACCAGCGCGGGAGCCACGGCCATGAGTACGCCCATGATCTACCAGGGCCGCAATGATGCCGGCATGCTCAAGGATGAAATTCATATTACCACTGGCCTAGAGTTTCTGCACAACGTGGCCATTGATACGCACTTTGTAGCCCGGGGCCGCATTGTGCGCATGGCCCAGATTATTGCCACCAACCCCGCCTGCATTGGGCTGGGGCTGGAGGAAAATACCGGCGTAGTTATTACCAAAGGCTGCGAGCTGGAAGTAATTGGGGATGGTATCGTGATTATAGTAGACGGCATGCAGTGCTCCTCTACCAACATTCATGAAATAGCCCCTGGCACTCCCTTCACCATGCGCGACTTGCGCGTGCACATGCTGGCCCGGGGTGAGCGATATACGCTGCCCATACTGGAGCAAATGCACACCTGA
- a CDS encoding FAD-dependent oxidoreductase, with product MASTPNPARTSGATTTSWFGTAGPLTAFKPLKKSTSTDVVVVGGGIAGLTTAYLLGREGLKVVVLEDGDLASGESGRTTAHLSNALDDRYSTLEQLFGETGARLAAESHGMAITRIEEIVQRENIDCDFTRLDGYLFLPKDGDPKELDDELAAAHRAGLSGVERLKDARVKGFHTGECLKFPSQGQFHILKYLEGLTQAIVRQGGQIYTHTHVTDVQGGPKARAVVSDEVDVQARAVVVATNTPFNDRVVMHTKQSPYRTYALAARVPKGSVTKALYWDTADPYHYIRLQEITDSAADYDLLLVGGEDHKTGQEDNPEERLRCLEEWTREHFPAVQSIEYRWSGQVMEPVDSLGYAGRNPLDAENMYIITGDSGHGMTHSTLGAQIVTDLIQNRPNPWTSLYDPGRVTVRPESVKEFVRENLNVVAEYTDLLTGGDVSKEAEIEPGTGAVLRRGISKVAVYRDAAGQTHECSAICPHLGCVVHWNGLEKSWDCPCHGSRFTPFGELLNGPANSNLAPVKE from the coding sequence ATGGCCTCTACCCCTAACCCTGCCCGTACTTCTGGCGCTACTACTACCTCGTGGTTTGGTACTGCTGGCCCGCTAACTGCCTTTAAGCCCCTGAAAAAGTCTACTTCTACTGATGTGGTGGTAGTAGGGGGCGGCATTGCGGGCCTTACTACCGCGTACTTGCTGGGTAGGGAGGGGCTCAAAGTGGTAGTGCTGGAAGATGGGGACCTGGCTAGCGGCGAAAGCGGGCGCACCACCGCCCACCTCTCCAATGCCCTCGATGACCGGTACAGCACCCTGGAGCAGCTGTTTGGGGAGACCGGTGCCCGCCTGGCGGCCGAGAGCCACGGTATGGCCATTACGCGCATTGAGGAGATTGTGCAGCGGGAAAACATCGACTGCGACTTTACCCGCCTCGATGGCTACCTGTTTTTGCCCAAAGATGGCGACCCTAAAGAACTGGACGACGAGCTAGCGGCTGCTCATCGGGCAGGCTTGAGCGGCGTTGAGCGCCTCAAGGATGCCCGCGTAAAAGGGTTTCATACCGGCGAGTGCCTGAAGTTTCCGAGCCAGGGACAGTTTCATATTCTGAAGTATCTGGAAGGGCTCACCCAAGCCATTGTGCGGCAGGGTGGCCAGATTTATACCCACACCCACGTAACGGATGTGCAGGGTGGCCCCAAAGCTCGCGCCGTCGTTTCTGATGAGGTGGATGTGCAGGCCCGGGCCGTGGTAGTAGCCACCAACACCCCCTTCAACGACCGGGTGGTGATGCATACCAAACAGAGCCCTTACCGCACATATGCGCTGGCGGCCCGCGTGCCTAAGGGCTCAGTAACTAAAGCCCTGTACTGGGATACCGCCGACCCCTACCACTACATCCGGCTGCAGGAAATCACAGATTCAGCGGCTGACTATGACCTGCTGTTGGTGGGCGGCGAGGATCATAAAACCGGCCAGGAGGACAACCCCGAGGAGCGGCTGCGCTGCCTGGAGGAGTGGACGCGTGAGCACTTCCCGGCGGTGCAGAGCATTGAGTACCGGTGGTCGGGGCAGGTGATGGAGCCTGTAGATAGCTTGGGCTATGCGGGCCGCAACCCCCTCGATGCCGAGAATATGTATATTATCACCGGCGACTCAGGCCACGGGATGACCCACAGCACGCTGGGCGCCCAGATAGTCACCGACCTGATCCAAAACCGCCCCAACCCCTGGACCAGCCTCTACGACCCCGGCCGCGTGACCGTTCGCCCGGAGTCAGTGAAGGAGTTTGTGCGCGAAAACCTCAATGTAGTTGCGGAGTACACCGATCTGCTCACGGGCGGCGACGTGAGCAAGGAAGCAGAGATAGAGCCCGGTACGGGGGCGGTATTGCGGCGGGGCATCTCGAAGGTGGCTGTGTACCGTGATGCCGCCGGCCAAACTCACGAGTGCTCTGCTATCTGCCCCCACCTGGGGTGCGTGGTGCACTGGAATGGCCTCGAAAAAAGCTGGGACTGCCCGTGCCACGGCTCGCGCTTTACCCCATTTGGTGAGCTGCTAAATGGCCCGGCCAATTCCAACTTGGCACCTGTAAAAGAATAA